The DNA region AGCTTTTAGAACCTTCTAGACTACTGTATACAGAACATTTAAAAGCTTGGTTTTATTATATGTACGTTCCGCAAATCACAAGCCACCAACGTGGAAGTTGGCTTCTGACTAGACAGTGTGCTATGTCACAGGACTTACCATTTTGACATCTGGCACAGTTCAAAATCCACCCTGTTGAAAGGTGGTTTGAATTATGCTACATGGAACACAGATTCTTTAAAAGCATTGTTTGTGAACTGTGattgtttgtaaaatgtaaaaatagaaacttCCAATTCTATGTTTGGCCTCTTAAACAGCCCCAGGTTAAAAACCAGAGGTccatattgaaaaaaaaacccaatctAAGAGTGAGGAACTCAATACAATTTGCAATAACctattttcaataaaagctAGATTtatcttaaaacctttttctttaaacatcCCTCTTTCCATGGGTGCCCATTGTACAACACAATGAAAATCATACCCATTATGTGTGACCAGACACTGGCGGAGCCCCAGTTTCCTGAAAATATCCACGGTGATGTCCATGGGCGTGTGGTCCGTGACGGTGAAGGGGCTCAGGTCCATGATGCCTCGGAGGCGGAGGGGAGGGGGCGCTTCGGGCGGCTGAGCAGGGCAGTGCTCTGTGAAGACCACCAGGGAGGCGCTGACGATGCCATCCTGACGCTTCCGGGCGTTATCTGATAGGAGACGCAGAGCGGAGGAAATCCAGATGAAGAGCTCATTGGCATTCCAGACCAAACGTTTTACACTTCAACCAATAAAATAACAGCTTCAAAGGCTAAAACTGTGACAAATATTTGCTAAGGTATACAAGAATTGCTCAGAAGACTATTAAACCAGGACTTATTGACAACAAAAAGCGTCTCAACAGCTACAATCCTCACAATCACATAAAATTATacaatttgattatttatttaaattaatgtttgtaATTCAGTCGCAATCCGAACCTATTGATATGAGCAGGTCTCTTCTGAGCACAAATCCCACCAGCCTTTGGGATTCCTGCGAGATGACCACAGGGAAGCCGCTGTAGTGCGTGCTCTCTACTAACGTCtacggggaaaaaaaacaagcaaaaaacaaaaacgttagGAGTTATCGTGTGGAAAACAAGACATCGTTCAAACGTAAACATAAAAAGAGAttgctttgaaaatgtatttacaccTTATGAACTCCTCCACCCTTTGTCACgatgcaaacacaaactttaggTATTCtactgggattttgtgtgacaaTGTCAAATCACAAAGTGAAGGCAAAAGGAGATGTGattttgaatgttgttttttttacatgcaaagATCCATAAAGTATGACATGCTTTTACTTTCATACTTTTTAGAACCTGCTTTTACTTTAATTGATATTCTTTTCCAtcaggtatgaatacttttacaaagtgCCATGCTTTATGTGTGGCGTTACCATagtagggctgaaatgattaatcggattaattgtgattaatcaattattgaaatcaatcatcaactaatttagtaagcGATTAATCGTTACTGGAGTAACAAAttcaaaaaagacaattttctaaaagcaatacttggagcagtaattaagccaaaactgcacaaaaaatatgtacattttgcattttagacataaaaataacctttgtctgtaaatatgttctacccagaactttTCAAGTGGCATAGCTGCACCTTGTTCAAATTATGTAAAGGACAATATCTCTTAAGCACCTTATGATATAAAATTACTaatcagatcattttaaaaataaaaacagattgatgttaaatattgatgttaagtcaaaCAGAACATCAATACTTGGATGTATTGATGTTATTGTATTGTATGGAtgttaaatcaaaccaaaaaggCTGAACTTTTCAAATGATCGACAGAGAAATGAGAAAGCGcacactaaaggaatgctttttgttgcattttagacaaaaaaaaaatgtactttctaTATTATAAAAGGACttgaataattagttttttacatttttatcaaatttttgaTATTGTATAAAAACCAGCTTGAGTTGTTAAATGGAAAAATCTCCAGAATGTGTCGATTCTTTCATCCGATTAATTAATAGAATAAATCgatagaataatcgattactaaagtAATCTTTAGTTGTAGCCCTGCTgcacagggttttttttttttttacctccaccTCCCCTACAGTCATGCTGTCCTGTGTGAGCACAGCCAGAGCAGGGTCCCCCCTCCTCGGCCTCATCACGTCCACTGCCAGGCTGCTGTGCTCAAACTCTTCTTTCGGCTCCAGGAACGGGTAACCGTTCAGCCTTATGTGAGCCTGCAGATACAAATGAgtgaatatttctgctttagCTGGATTAGACATACAGAAATAGACATGTCAGgggaacaaaaaataaatgcaaatgcacCAGGAAAAAGAACAAGCAGAAGCAGAGCCACTCGTTCACGATCGGATCGTTAGCAAGAAATGAGGGCTAAAGAATACACAAAAATCAAGTTGTTGTTTGCAGACACTTCACCTCATAAATTCCCTCTCTTCCAAAGGCGTCTGCCACCCATTTGCTGGTCATGGTTGCGGCCATGAGGGGAACGATGTACTCCAACCCGCCGGTCAGCTCAAACATGATGACCACGAGCGACACCGTCATTCTGGTCACGCCACCTGCAACGGGACACGGGTCGGAACAACATTAGACTTCGTCCACACAAAACACCAGCCACCTGATTGTTGCAGcttcaggaaaaaaactgaaacgaTTGCAGTTGCATCGAGGTACATGGCGTCAGCCTGAATTCAATCACACGTCTCTTGGCAGCCTCGTCCTTCTGTCGACAGCTGGACGGGAGATTTACGCCGAGGGTCCGGCAACCATTTTCGAGGAATGAAAACGAGCTCGTTAAGATGTCAAAAATCCAACAGATAATACCGCTCCCTGAATTGCCTCCTGATGTTAACTCAAGGAATGCTAAAACTCTTTCGGTTTCCTGTAAGACCGGCCAATAAGTCAACGATGCCTTTTGTCCGGCCTgtcaaaaatgaacagatttcaTTTAATGAGGTTTGTGTGCAAATAAGCTCACAGTGGCTCGTGGTTCTTCAGTTTTTAGCTTGATAGAAACTTCAGTAAAAACCTAAACGCAACTGCTAAAAAATGTGTGCAGCACagacacaagaaaaaagaaacagcagaagcAGAGCTGACTAACATGcaacatgcagttttttttgtatacCTTGTGATTAAATATTCAGATCCAAGattatttactatttaaatcactctgttctgtgaaggaaagcaattatcagattttttttttttttttaatctaactaAGGGTAAAATCTAACAGGAAGCATTTAAAGGATCAGATTTACATTAAGTAAtaagaataaatcaaaaatatctcTCAGTAAcaagtttaaatatataaactttgtttatatatttgttttgtttaccaatcttaattttcaataaaaaggaGCACACTTAATTTCCTGCTTTTTTCCAGTACGAAATCAAAATAAGGTCCCTAATGTCACAAAGTTATAGAAAGATTTGTAGAAAATCATTATAGCACATGgagaataaacatttaaaataatacattttaatttccttcaATTACTAACCCTGCCCCCAACTTCTccaatttaaaatgcaaagttaGGTATTGTCTCTTGTTGAATAAACGTCAGTGGTTAATAATTTATACacacaaactaaaaatacttgacATTCGTTCTACCAACATCTATATCTTCCCATCGCTGCCTTTTTtggtttctaaaaacatttccaggaagGACTGAACACACAATCTCAACCAGCTTAGCATGTTCAAGCTCTACATTCTCAGAATACCATCCCACAGAGAGACTACAAGATGTCTTTATCGAACGGCCAAGCAGCTGCCTGCTTTTCATCAACTCCAAGCTGCTTCCGGACTTTCAGAGGAAACCGCCCAAAAAGACATTTGTAAAATTTTTCCTCCCTGTCACAACCCAGATCTCCTGAATGTCTCATGTAAAGTGCAAGAGATAACGCTGAGCTGCATGAATAAACTGAACTGGGCTGAAACAGCAAAAATCCAGAGAAGACGAAGCCCCCCACCTAAACAAGCAGCGGCCCCAACCATTGCGTAAAGGCCCGGTGTGATGCAGTCGGCTCCTGGGGAGCACCACCCTCTAAAGAGTAGCCAGTCATGGTTGTAGTAGGCCAGCTGCTCCATGCCCACGCCCAGCAGTCTGCCAGCTATCGCTCCCACCGCCATGCTGGGGATGAAGAGGCCAGAGGGAACCTGGGAAAAGAGTCAGGAGGCTTTAAGAATGCAGTTTTCCACCAGAACAGAGTTTAAAAAGCAAAGTGAGAAGGTGCCTAAATTTAGGGCGTTTTCACACCTTatagtccggtagacttggtttgatttgggaccaaaatCGCAATGTAGTTTGCCTGAGTATATATTCAATGGTAGATATCTTTTAAAAtcttcacaattttattttaacaatgaattaaaaattataatacTGCACTTCAAAGTTTTAGCTGCTGTATCGAGATAGGATCACACTTTCCATCTGCTAGATTAGGGATCTGCAACCTGAATCTTCGGAGACACAATCAAACCAATCAATCCGACTATCAGTTGTGAAAACACTCTTACACACATAAAACTCTTTTACAAACAGACAACATTACTAAAGAAAGGAAAGGGTCCTGTATTTCCGACACTTTTTCAATTTCCCCTGAAAAAAAGTTCATGATGAATGAAAGGGAAGCATGTCTTTAAAATGTGGCTGCAGTTTCGTATAGTGAACACAGTGGTAGCTGTGGTCTCCTCACATGCTTAGCACTCCCACAGAGTCCgcaggggggggaaaaaacacgaTGAGTTCAAAGCAGAGCGATGACAATTTAACAAGCAGCTAAGTACAAATGGAGATATAAAACGTCTACGACGCGCCAAAACGAGGCCGTTTCTGCAGCCTCATTTCTGCGGGCTGCAGAAAGCGAGAGCTCACGAGTCCTGAACTGACCTTCATGCCAAAAGTGATGACAGTGATCAGGATCTTGAAGATGAGGGCCAGGGCCAGCTGCCACAGGGCCGTGCAGAGGCCTGGCCCTGCTGGCCGGTCAGCCAGGCTGTTATCTACGCCCGTTTCTGACGTGTTGACCGGCTGgaagggaaacatttttttttttttaaaaagagaaaaatgatacattATCTACAACTTAACTTGTCTTACGGAGACAAAGAGCCGCCTGCTGACCTGCTTGTAGCCACACAGCTGAGAGGAGTCCAACAGGGAGCAGTCGTTGAAAAGCTCGGATATGAGCTCAGCTCCACTCATTCTGGTGTAACTGTTTGGGAAGGCGAGCAGGGCGGTCACCGCGGTGACCAGCAGCACCTCGATGACCGGGTAGTGCCCGAGCCGAGTGGTTTTCCCTGCAGGACGCGCACAGACAAGCCGAttagtacacacacacacacacacataaaaacacacccaaacaaaacacaaagaggaaaaaaggataaaacaggCAGCACTCACGCGTCCTGCACCATGCGATGTTGGCCTTGATGAACAGCGTCCCCCAGAGGCCGCCGAATATCCCCAGCAGGATGAAAGGTGCCAGCTCCACCAGGTGCCACGGGGCGTGGAACTCCACGTAAAACAGCACCAGGCGGCTGTTTCCAAACGGGTTGATGGAGCGCAGGGTGAAGGCCGCCACCAGGGCGGCGAAGAACGAACGCCACAGGGTCTTCAGGGGGAAGTAATAACTCACCTTGCGGGGAATAAAGAGAAGCAGGAAGTAAGCAAAAGGTTGGGATTTTTGCCTATATATGagcaaaaaattattaaaaatattgattcaGTGGCAGAAGCTGTAAAAATACTACTGTGTCTTGGAAATACATTCTTACCCCTTCATGTTTATCACATTTTGCTGCATTACAATGTATTAAACTtggattttatgttataaaccaacacaaagcattGCTAAATGTACTTCTAAATTTACTTCTCAATGACACATAGTACTATGCATGcaggtgaaaaataattgtttttctctcttctttacAAGAAtctcttcttccacatgttttgtatcatcttatttcctttttacttcTTAATTACAAActcttttatgttgttttgtcacataaaaactgaaatttgttATTGCAAAATGAGACAACGTTAgagggtatgaatatttttgcaagccactgtacacttattttcattttaaatgcctACTAGTACACAGAAATcatctttagaaaataaacaaggcTAACAAATGAATTCAATTTTGAAGCAGATCTGGGATAATGCACTCCCCTCAATACATCGTAAATTGTTTCTGTCATTGAACATTTCGTTATTTAATAACCAAAAGCTGCCAAGAACACACTGACTCTCCAAACTATTGCAGCAAGCGTTTATTCCCGGTTTATCACGTCTTAATTAGCTGCCAGCGTGCGTTCGCTCCAGTACAAAGTCACATGGCTGGGAGAGAACAAACAAGGAGGAAAAGCAAAACGCGACTAATTCAAATCGTCTGTGTCATCTGGTGCCGATAACTTTACTGGCTCTGTGGCAGAACAGGGAGACGGGTATGCACACTTCAGCTCATGGCTTATTTCTCAACTTCCTACCCACCTCCTCCAGACTGAACAGGACTCCTCCTATGGGAGCACCGAAAGCCACGGACACTCCGACTGCGGCTGCTGCCGATAGAACCTGCAGAAAGAGGGGAAGAAACAAAGAGCGTTTCAGAACGACGGAGACgggatccatcagaaccagaaggacAGGGGAAACATCTGCTGACCAGGAATGGATGATGTTTACGATTTGCCAGTTGGAAAGATTGAATCAGTCGAAACGCCACAACCGAGAAGTAAcgacaacactcttcagtgtggaagttgttactaGGGTATTTCCAGTatcaataaagtaaataaacatatatctataaactgcagatttttcttcacaaataatgatattgaagaaataaatttCACATCTTATCTTGCggtgcacaaaaataaaaatgtgttttcctttaTCTATCTGATGAAGTAAACAAGATATGCTCTAGTTAGCTTTAGCTGGTTTTTATCTGTCCAATTATTTGTGTTGCATAAGCTAAAATGTTGATGCAATTGCAGATTGATTGTTTTAgagaaaattattaatttttttttactctcaaaATGTTAGTTGTTACgttttaattgtaaatataGTTTCCTGTTAGCAAGAACTACCAAGAATAAAGTTTTAGTTTGCTTAAACTTCAATATACCCCAAACAATCACTTGGTGAagtccaacaacaaaaaagccaaTAAACCTTCATTCTACCAGTAAACATAACAGCATGTCACATCCTCTGAAGCCCACCTCTCGCCGTTTGGCCTCGTTTTTGCGGTATTTGGTGAACAGATGGCAGAGTATGTTGGCACAGCAGCAGGCCACATGAACCAGAGGTCCCTCCTTCCCCAAGCTGAGGCCGGAGGAGACGGCTAAAACCAGAGTGATGGTCTTTATGATCAAGGTCCACTTCCCCAGGTAGCCACGAATGATGAACCCACTGAGGattgttttaatctgaaaacgacagggagagagaaaaagaggggTGTGAACGGATAGGTTTTCCATTCCAAAGACAATGACATGTTTAGACTTTGGTGAGGAATCGCTTCAGATGTGTGtctgctctctctctcagaGTTAAAAACCCtacaaaaaaagggggggaggggaaaaagtcccctttttttgtttcgagaatattttctttcaaataagaCATTAATCTCCTGACCGCGGGCCTCCTGACCAGAGTCTGACCTGCGAGAGATTACAGTCAGAGGAGAAAATGATCCGAGTACGTGAAACTAGCCGCAGCGAGAGGCCGACAGCTTCGTTTGGGTTTTTTATTCCGAGACGGATCAATCAGTGAGACTTTTGAGACAACACAGAAgagtttttttgggttttttttttttttaaaagcctttatCTGCTCATTAAGATTAAGGCATTGTAATAGCTCAGCAAAGGTCCAAATGTCAATCAGTAGTTGACGAAACAAACATCTAGGCAGAAATGTTGCACAGAAAAGTGGGTCAAACTCCCTTAACAAAGAGGGCAGACACTAAAAAGTCATACAGAATAAACTCCTGGGAGTTACCAGAGTGCACTTGATTTAAACACGTTTAGAACCTGATAAAGACTAGATGAAAATCAAATTCTGCTATTTAGTATATAGAAATAATGTTGGATCTCCCATCTgatctaaaacaggaaaagtttagtctgatttaaagtcagacaCTGAGAGAAAGAgggtttgttctttttttgcagtgtacgtAAATATGTGGCTGTAACTGTAAGAGAAATTCAGTCAGTGACAGAagaaaatatagatataaaacAGATTGGTGTAGCAACATGAGGTCCACTGTTACCTCTGGTATTCCTGATCCACAGGCATATGGAGCAAAGGCCCTGACCAGCGTCACAGCCAGGAATGAGAAGAGCAGAGCCCAAAATATGTACATTAGGTAGTTCACTATGTAGGCAAACGGGCCCTGAAAACACAACAAGCACATTTATTAACCTTAATACTGAAgtacatgaaaatataaatccagtcagagaaagaaaaaaaaaaaaagtgttgtctTTAACGATGACATGTTGCAGCCAGTAGATGGAACCCAAGCGTCATTATCATTTATCTTGCTGTCCAAGTTGCTGAGATTCTTATTAGgacataaaaacatgcagcttCCAAAGACTGGTTgagcaaataaagtaaaaaataaataaataaataaaaggttctCAAGCTCTTTATGTTGTATTTGTATCACAATTAGAATCAAGACGTtcacatttatgtctgtttagAGCAGAACTCAAAGATGTtcctaaaaacaataaaacacattcagctGCTTGATAACAGTTGTGAATATCGCCGTGTTTTACGAACAAATGAGGGAAGTACGGTACTTCAGTGTTTGTCGCTTATTGAACTTTTAGAAattacagcagctgcagagatccccagcaaagggaaaataacgGTGATTAACGGGCGTGAGAAACAACTTAAACCAATTTATGTTCTACTGTTTCTCGCTCTTTTCTCAACAGTCCCGTTGCCATGACAAccgactgacaacagctccacacATCCACAGAGCAGAGATTATGTTCAAGTGCATCATGAATCGAcatcaaaaatacacaaaaacattttccacacaaaaaaagtacgtaaaaaaacctaaacaaagctttcagtccattacagtttcatgttttcagggttgatgtttcttttttggctcTTTTGCAATGGTTAAGAAGTCATCGTCTCATCACAGTGGTCGTTGATTGGCTCTTTAAACACCTGGTCTACTGATGATCTTTCAGAAAATGGGTGTATGggtcacctttttttttttgaaaactgaaccaaaacaaattgaattccacagcacatctacatgttaagttgtaatagtcaagctagcataactaacCACTtcctcacttttttttaaattcacactGATCTGTGAAATATGATACCCTGGGACCGTGTTATCTTAGTGTTGACAATAGCAAAACATTGCGTCCCTTTTGTTAGATTCTTTGCGTGATCATATCATTTTCCAACCACATTGCTGACTCGATGTACAGCAATGGCACATGTGTGGCGCACAATAAGTTACATGAAGTCCAATCCCATAATATTTCTCAATACGTGTGACCCTATGGAACGGCGTCCTACCTGAGCCGTTCCTGCTATGAGTTCAGCCCAGCTCTTCCACTGCGGACAGCGGTCCCTCTCCTGGAAAGTCGTCTCATTAGACGTCCAGCAGCAGTGCTCGTGGTTGAACCAGAAGCCAATAAGACACACCCCTTCTTTCAGGTCTGTCATCCAGTGAGCTGCGATGTCGATACCACCAGCGAGAGCACCTGTGGGACAGAACGCAGAGCTCAGGATGGAGGCAATTTGTGGTTGAGCGCACAATATTTTTTCCAAGTTGCCATTTTGTTGTGTTCTGAGCCGATTTAAGTATATGAGCATCCTTAACTGTTTTCCAAGCTAACATGGAGTGCATTGACAAAGTAATTATAACCAAAATAAGGACAGTTAGCTGGAAGATGTGTTGAGACATAGCTCTCCCTCACACACAATGATTTGCATGTAGGGAAAACAGTTACATGATCAAACTGTCTAATCTGAACAACAGATCTTCCTCCAGGTTATGTCGAAGCGACATGGTAGTCCTGGGTTTGACTCCTGGTTATTCTGCCCACAGGTTCTCCCAGCCTGAGCTGAGGATCTAatggctgcttctctgaataATACCCTCCTTGCCTGATCTGTCGGTATAGATGGTTGGTCCATGCGGGTTAGGAGTTGTGTTAAATTCAGACATTAAGAAAAAGAAGCTTGCACTTCAAGTTTCTCCCCTGCTTTATCCATAACAATTATGTAATACTTTGTGTAGTTCTTTTGTATAATAGTAGAAAAACACACTTaactttgctgctgttgtgttACAAAAAGTGTAAACTCTTCAGCAAAGTGCTTGGCCTGCTTTCCCTGAGACCTAAGTCAAGTTTCCTGCTGGGCTTCTGGTCAATCTGCAGAATAatcactttctttaaaaaaaaaagaaaagtcacctTGCCTATTTTCAGTGCTATCCCAGTTCTATCTTGTGACTCtacacctgcagtttttcacGTTGTGGGAAATCAAAACTGAACTGCTGCAAGCGGCCCCAAACCAAAGAACCACTCTGGATTTAACAGAGCTTTGTCTGGAGGATTGACACTGTAAGTATGACTCATTTTAACTCTACCTGCTTTCAAGAATGATGAATCATTGCTGTAATGACTGATATCAGCTACGACATTTaggatgaataaagtattttggaaTATAATTGTGCTGAACACCCAGTGTTTGACGATTTAACTGCAAGCTTTAAGCATCCAAGCATCTCATCAGATGTAATGTACATCCACCCACCATTTAGGTAGGCTAGTAATTATGTAAAGGTTGAGTGTGTGAACTACCTGCCATGAGTCCCACCAGAAGCATGAGCAGCCATCCGGAGAAGGCGTCGCTGACGCTGTGCAGCAGGGCCACAGTCGACTCTCGGCTCTTATTGGTGATCTGCACAGTGACAGAAAAGTAAGACAACGCCTTCTGATATTGCTTCTTACTTAGTCACGTATCAACTaaattaataattgattaacCATTAACTGGGGTTTACAGCCTAAAGAAAGTCctttttctgaaagaacaaaacagagcagtaattaagccaaaactgtgcaaaaaatatatacatgttgCATATGGGATTTAGAAAAAATGCCTGTCTGTAAAGttgttatttcaaaaataattgaattgtttgttagcatattttaatgtacttccaatattgtataaaataagtttaaatgagaaatctgcagaatgtgccgttttttaaaatctgattaatcgaataatcatcagaataatcgatatAATAAATTgataactgaaataattgttagctgcagccctaatttacaaagtttttttaccttaaatgctaactctctttatttttcatactgTTTTGCCTTAATAATAGCTCTTAATACGTagttctttcagaaaataacCTTTTTAGAGAagagttaatgattaatcaattccTAAtttgattcatcacaattaatcagattaatcgtttcagtcctgGTTTTTAAATTGTCAACATTTGATGCAAGGTTCTTTGACTCCTTTGTAGCAGAGCGTTCACTTTCCTCCAGAGAACTGAACCCGACTCTGCTTCGCCTTAGTGACTCCTCCATGCTAACACCTTCAACAGAACGCACATGCCTTCTAATCTCAAAGTAAACACTTCTTTAACCCAGGTTCTTGTTTTATCTCGCTCTATTTCTTCAAATTTACTGCATACCTCTCTGTGTCTGTCGCGGTCCTTGCTCTTCTCCCTGACCCAGTCGATGGTGTTAAAGTCTTCGTAGGTGCCCACCC from Xiphophorus maculatus strain JP 163 A chromosome 14, X_maculatus-5.0-male, whole genome shotgun sequence includes:
- the clcn5 gene encoding H(+)/Cl(-) exchange transporter 5 isoform X3, yielding MGWEFWSKQLDEEELVADGGYDEYSAGSSSRAAGMNGSGPTKLVDPLEDPLPGVGTYEDFNTIDWVREKSKDRDRHREITNKSRESTVALLHSVSDAFSGWLLMLLVGLMAGALAGGIDIAAHWMTDLKEGVCLIGFWFNHEHCCWTSNETTFQERDRCPQWKSWAELIAGTAQGPFAYIVNYLMYIFWALLFSFLAVTLVRAFAPYACGSGIPEIKTILSGFIIRGYLGKWTLIIKTITLVLAVSSGLSLGKEGPLVHVACCCANILCHLFTKYRKNEAKRREVLSAAAAVGVSVAFGAPIGGVLFSLEEVSYYFPLKTLWRSFFAALVAAFTLRSINPFGNSRLVLFYVEFHAPWHLVELAPFILLGIFGGLWGTLFIKANIAWCRTRKTTRLGHYPVIEVLLVTAVTALLAFPNSYTRMSGAELISELFNDCSLLDSSQLCGYKQPVNTSETGVDNSLADRPAGPGLCTALWQLALALIFKILITVITFGMKVPSGLFIPSMAVGAIAGRLLGVGMEQLAYYNHDWLLFRGWCSPGADCITPGLYAMVGAAACLGGVTRMTVSLVVIMFELTGGLEYIVPLMAATMTSKWVADAFGREGIYEAHIRLNGYPFLEPKEEFEHSSLAVDVMRPRRGDPALAVLTQDSMTVGEVETLVESTHYSGFPVVISQESQRLVGFVLRRDLLISIDNARKRQDGIVSASLVVFTEHCPAQPPEAPPPLRLRGIMDLSPFTVTDHTPMDITVDIFRKLGLRQCLVTHNGRLLGIITKKDILKHMAQISNRDPDSILFN
- the clcn5 gene encoding H(+)/Cl(-) exchange transporter 5 isoform X1, with amino-acid sequence MFQFLSSLYRNYALAVDRAPGLMENPGYSSGFDGLHHPSDDDDDEMVDIAGATLDFSATDDVPPLSSGGYDEYSAGSSSRAAGMNGSGPTKLVDPLEDPLPGVGTYEDFNTIDWVREKSKDRDRHREITNKSRESTVALLHSVSDAFSGWLLMLLVGLMAGALAGGIDIAAHWMTDLKEGVCLIGFWFNHEHCCWTSNETTFQERDRCPQWKSWAELIAGTAQGPFAYIVNYLMYIFWALLFSFLAVTLVRAFAPYACGSGIPEIKTILSGFIIRGYLGKWTLIIKTITLVLAVSSGLSLGKEGPLVHVACCCANILCHLFTKYRKNEAKRREVLSAAAAVGVSVAFGAPIGGVLFSLEEVSYYFPLKTLWRSFFAALVAAFTLRSINPFGNSRLVLFYVEFHAPWHLVELAPFILLGIFGGLWGTLFIKANIAWCRTRKTTRLGHYPVIEVLLVTAVTALLAFPNSYTRMSGAELISELFNDCSLLDSSQLCGYKQPVNTSETGVDNSLADRPAGPGLCTALWQLALALIFKILITVITFGMKVPSGLFIPSMAVGAIAGRLLGVGMEQLAYYNHDWLLFRGWCSPGADCITPGLYAMVGAAACLGGVTRMTVSLVVIMFELTGGLEYIVPLMAATMTSKWVADAFGREGIYEAHIRLNGYPFLEPKEEFEHSSLAVDVMRPRRGDPALAVLTQDSMTVGEVETLVESTHYSGFPVVISQESQRLVGFVLRRDLLISIDNARKRQDGIVSASLVVFTEHCPAQPPEAPPPLRLRGIMDLSPFTVTDHTPMDITVDIFRKLGLRQCLVTHNGRLLGIITKKDILKHMAQISNRDPDSILFN
- the clcn5 gene encoding H(+)/Cl(-) exchange transporter 5 isoform X2, whose amino-acid sequence is MENPGYSSGFDGLHHPSDDDDDEMVDIAGATLDFSATDDVPPLSSGGYDEYSAGSSSRAAGMNGSGPTKLVDPLEDPLPGVGTYEDFNTIDWVREKSKDRDRHREITNKSRESTVALLHSVSDAFSGWLLMLLVGLMAGALAGGIDIAAHWMTDLKEGVCLIGFWFNHEHCCWTSNETTFQERDRCPQWKSWAELIAGTAQGPFAYIVNYLMYIFWALLFSFLAVTLVRAFAPYACGSGIPEIKTILSGFIIRGYLGKWTLIIKTITLVLAVSSGLSLGKEGPLVHVACCCANILCHLFTKYRKNEAKRREVLSAAAAVGVSVAFGAPIGGVLFSLEEVSYYFPLKTLWRSFFAALVAAFTLRSINPFGNSRLVLFYVEFHAPWHLVELAPFILLGIFGGLWGTLFIKANIAWCRTRKTTRLGHYPVIEVLLVTAVTALLAFPNSYTRMSGAELISELFNDCSLLDSSQLCGYKQPVNTSETGVDNSLADRPAGPGLCTALWQLALALIFKILITVITFGMKVPSGLFIPSMAVGAIAGRLLGVGMEQLAYYNHDWLLFRGWCSPGADCITPGLYAMVGAAACLGGVTRMTVSLVVIMFELTGGLEYIVPLMAATMTSKWVADAFGREGIYEAHIRLNGYPFLEPKEEFEHSSLAVDVMRPRRGDPALAVLTQDSMTVGEVETLVESTHYSGFPVVISQESQRLVGFVLRRDLLISIDNARKRQDGIVSASLVVFTEHCPAQPPEAPPPLRLRGIMDLSPFTVTDHTPMDITVDIFRKLGLRQCLVTHNGRLLGIITKKDILKHMAQISNRDPDSILFN